The following proteins are encoded in a genomic region of Alnus glutinosa chromosome 8, dhAlnGlut1.1, whole genome shotgun sequence:
- the LOC133876204 gene encoding GEM-like protein 2 → MYGNVIEDARIRLQEYQSFDVLHIRRSANKVAHDMTKIALRSILDRVSVGEIPSCILSTVLVEQNINFDGDERYTMIMVLYHGYLVDILVVLKVHLWERTYSVVWLLPKGWFSSLHHHLPHAWLRRIIKADVSTAILDQSTKHHINNNNKMNNDNNYSNPYVNITPVPTSSSGKRPMEKIVDALSQCGKRAEVVTRKAGAMADNVWHHLRTNPSVTDAAMARIVQGTKVIAEGGHDKVFQQAFNILPGEKLLKSYACYLSTASGPVIGTLYLSTKRLAFCSDNPLCYYPSPGHPEWSYYKIVAELEQLGGVNPSANRSNPSEKYIQIVTRDAHEFWFMGFLSYDKALKNLTEALLQF, encoded by the exons ATGTATGGGAATGTGATTGAAGACGCCAGGATCCGGTTGCAAGAGTACCAATCTTTTGACGTACTTCACATCCGCAGAAGTGCTAACAAAGTTGCGCATGACATGACAAAAATTGCCTTGAGGTCCATACTAGATCGGGTTTCGGTCGGGGAAATTCCTTCTTGTATCCTTTCTACTGTCCTTGTTGAGCAAA ATATAAATTTTGATGGTGATGAACGTTATACAATGATTATGGTATTATATCATGGTTATTTAGTAGATATTTTGGTTGTG TTAAAGGTCCACCTCTGGGAACGAACATATTCAGTTGTTTGGCTTTTGCCAAAAGGGTGGTTCTCCTCTTTGCatcaccatcttccacacgctTGGCTCCGTCGGATCATTAAGGCCGACGTTAGTACTGCAATTCTCGATCAGTCGACCAAACACCatatcaacaacaacaacaaaatgaaCAACGACAATAACTACAGTAACCCTTACGTCAACATCACCCCTGTGCCCACATCGTCATCTGGGAAac GTCCGATGGAAAAGATAGTTGACGCGTTGAGTCAGTGTGGGAAGAGGGCCGAAGTTGTGACAAGAAAAGCAGGGGCCATGGCCGACAATGTCTGGCATCACC TGAGAACAAATCCTAGTGTCACGGATGCAGCAATGGCAAGGATTGTTCAAGGGACGAAGGTGATCGCTGAAGGAGGGCATGATAAAGTATTCCAGCAagcatttaatattttgccAGGAGAGAAGCTCTTAAAGTCATATGCCTGCTATCTTTCTACTGCCTCTGGACCTGTCATCGGAACACTCTACTTATCCACTAAAAGACTTGCCTTTTGCAGTGACAATCCCCTCTGTTATTACCCCTCCCCAGGCCACCCCGAGTGGAGCTACTACAAG ATTGTTGCGGAGCTTGAACAGTTGGGAGGAGTCAATCCTTCTGCTAACAGATCGAACCCTTCAGAAAAGTACATCCAGATTGTCACAAGGGATGCTCATGAATTCTGGTTCATGGGATTTTTATCATACGACAAGGCACTCAAGAACCTAACCGAGGCTTTACTGCAGTTTTGA
- the LOC133875370 gene encoding protein LIGHT-DEPENDENT SHORT HYPOCOTYLS 7-like: MSNNKGKDVAEGSSSRSSASSGGGDQQQPPPPLSRYESQKRRDWNTFGQYLRNQRPPVALSQCNSNHVLEFLRYLDQFGKTKVHLQGCVFFGQPEPPGPCICPLRQAWGSLDALIGRLRAAYEENGGLPETNPFASGAIRVYLREVRDSQAKARGIPYKKKKKKRNPVKPNDDNSSFPTQ; the protein is encoded by the coding sequence ATGTCGAACAACAAAGGAAAAGATGTGGCAGAAGGATCATCATCAAGATCATCTGCTTCTTCCGGTGGCGGTGATCAGCAGCAGCCACCACCGCCGCTGAGCCGCTACGAGTCACAGAAGCGGCGGGACTGGAACACTTTCGGTCAGTATCTGAGGAACCAAAGGCCGCCGGTGGCGCTTTCACAGTGCAACTCCAACCACGTGCTTGAATTCCTGCGCTACCTAGACCAGTTCGGAAAGACTAAGGTGCACTTACAAGGTTGCGTGTTTTTCGGGCAGCCCGAGCCGCCTGGCCCTTGCATTTGCCCGCTTAGACAAGCGTGGGGCAGCCTAGACGCCCTCATCGGCCGGCTTAGAGCTGCCTATGAAGAAAATGGAGGCTTGCCGGAGACAAACCCATTTGCAAGCGGCGCTATCCGGGTTTACTTGCGCGAGGTGAGGGACTCCCAAGCCAAGGCTCGGGGAATCCcatataagaagaaaaagaagaagagaaatccAGTGAAGCCCAACGATGATAATTCCAGCTTTCCTACCCAGTAA